In Thiovibrio frasassiensis, one DNA window encodes the following:
- a CDS encoding HyaD/HybD family hydrogenase maturation endopeptidase produces the protein MALNILVLGVGNVLLADEGAGVRAVEQLQHRYVFPPQVELIDGGTMGLDLLGYLDDKSHLFILDAILSTEPPGSVVIKKLLDPPAYFRQKISPHQIGISELLAVAAMQDCLPPSITLFGIVPLDLSTGIEMSSEVNSAVAGVVSAVVKELGLLGVEVASAIR, from the coding sequence ATGGCTCTTAATATTTTGGTGCTTGGCGTAGGGAACGTCCTGTTGGCCGACGAGGGGGCGGGGGTACGAGCGGTGGAGCAACTCCAGCACCGCTATGTTTTTCCTCCCCAGGTGGAGCTGATCGATGGCGGGACCATGGGGCTTGATCTCCTCGGCTATCTTGATGATAAGAGCCATCTGTTCATTCTCGATGCAATCCTTTCGACTGAGCCTCCCGGTTCAGTGGTCATAAAAAAATTGCTTGACCCTCCAGCCTATTTCCGGCAGAAAATTTCCCCGCACCAGATCGGGATTTCCGAGCTTTTGGCTGTTGCGGCCATGCAGGATTGCCTGCCCCCCTCCATTACCCTCTTCGGCATTGTTCCTCTGGATTTGTCCACCGGCATTGAGATGTCTTCTGAGGTCAATTCCGCGGTGGCAGGGGTGGTTTCGGCCGTGGTCAAAGAGCTTGGCCTCCTCGGGGTTGAGGTGGCCTCGGCAATTCGTTGA
- the hypD gene encoding hydrogenase formation protein HypD has translation MKFVDEYRDPALAGQLLAEIRQTVTRPWVIMEICGGHTHAIMKNGLDQLLPAQLELVHGPGCPVCVTPVETIDRAVAIAARPEVIFTSFGDMLRVPGSASSLFMAKSTGADVRMVYSPLEAVALARQHPEREVVFFAVGFETTAPGNGMALLQAKREGLTNFSLLASHVLVPPAIRALLSSPTNRVQGYLAPGHVCTVMGWQEYESLAEEFRVPIVPTGFEPVDILAGLLMALRQLEAGRYVVENQYGRSVSREGNRAAQRVMAEVFTVRDRAWRGIGVLPASGLVIRDDLAGYDAERKFAVESIRVRESELCQSGSVLQGLIKPDGCPAFGRECTPEHPLGATMVSGEGACAAYYRYHRTSHA, from the coding sequence ATGAAATTTGTTGATGAATACCGTGATCCTGCCTTGGCTGGGCAATTGCTAGCGGAAATCCGTCAGACTGTGACTCGCCCTTGGGTGATCATGGAGATCTGCGGTGGCCACACCCATGCCATCATGAAAAACGGGCTTGATCAGCTCTTGCCGGCCCAGCTTGAGCTGGTGCATGGGCCGGGATGCCCGGTCTGCGTGACCCCGGTGGAAACCATCGACCGGGCAGTGGCCATCGCCGCCCGACCTGAGGTGATCTTTACCAGCTTCGGCGATATGCTCCGGGTGCCGGGCAGCGCTTCCAGTCTGTTCATGGCCAAATCCACCGGGGCTGATGTACGCATGGTCTATTCGCCCCTTGAGGCCGTGGCCTTGGCTCGGCAGCATCCAGAGCGGGAGGTGGTGTTCTTCGCCGTTGGTTTTGAAACAACGGCACCGGGAAACGGTATGGCTCTGCTGCAGGCCAAGCGGGAAGGGCTGACCAACTTCAGCCTGCTGGCCAGCCATGTCCTGGTGCCGCCGGCCATCCGCGCCTTGCTCTCTTCGCCCACCAATCGGGTGCAGGGGTATCTGGCTCCGGGCCATGTCTGCACAGTCATGGGCTGGCAAGAATACGAGTCGCTTGCCGAGGAATTCCGGGTGCCCATCGTCCCCACCGGTTTTGAACCCGTCGATATCCTTGCCGGTTTGCTCATGGCCCTCCGTCAGCTTGAGGCGGGGCGGTATGTCGTGGAAAATCAGTACGGTCGTTCGGTGAGCCGGGAAGGTAACCGGGCGGCGCAACGGGTTATGGCTGAGGTGTTTACGGTGCGTGATCGTGCCTGGCGGGGGATCGGGGTGTTGCCTGCCAGCGGCCTGGTGATCCGGGACGATCTGGCCGGTTATGATGCCGAACGGAAGTTTGCCGTGGAGAGTATCCGGGTGCGGGAATCGGAGCTGTGCCAGAGCGGCAGTGTGCTGCAGGGTTTGATCAAGCCCGATGGCTGCCCGGCTTTTGGCCGGGAATGCACCCCGGAACATCCCCTGGGCGCGACCATGGTCTCAGGCGAGGGAGCCTGCGCCGCCTACTACAGATATCACAGGACATCCCATGCATAA
- a CDS encoding ATP-binding protein gives MNDSAEPHISKILPVPIQQFTWILVGIWTLFIAALSFNAISGIHQITQEIAISEIRAYCNKDRALRTWGASHGGVYVPVDARTPPNPYLAHLPERDLVTPSGRQLTLMNPAYMMRQVGEDFSSLYGVIARMTSLNPLRPENGPDAWERRNLEEFSHSRRPEKIEFTEIGGVPHLRLIQAVVATRDCLYCHGHQGYKEGDVRGGISVSLPMTEALALQKKQVLSSLLRSGLTWLIGVAGLLLGGSLLQRRIAERDEAQEALQQSRDRLARKGEELEEANAALLKEIDERKRVEAEILVSEEKFRTVADFTYDWEYWLDPAGKFLYVSPAAERITGYRPAEFKENPGLIVEIAHPDHKDQLENHFRDLGPERGVCMLEFRIITRTGQERWIGHICQPVYGRSGEFLGSRASNRDITGSKWSEKALNKFAVELAQSNKDLQDFASMASHDLREPLVIVQAFSERLRTRCGENIPEQGLEYIRRIEAAAGRMQELISGVLAYSRVSAKAEPFEEIDLERVVLQVVADLEVRIAETGGRVAVDSLCRIKADPLQIRQLFQNLIANALKYQHPEVPPRVVVSSRVIPNPDADGMGELCRITVEDNGIGFAAESAEKIFGLFQRLHGRGRYEGTGIGLAVCKRIVERHGGTITAESSPGMGARFIISLPVHGPVLDDLP, from the coding sequence GTGAACGACTCCGCAGAGCCGCATATTTCAAAAATCCTGCCCGTGCCTATCCAGCAGTTTACCTGGATTCTGGTCGGGATCTGGACCCTCTTCATCGCCGCGCTTTCCTTTAACGCAATAAGCGGCATCCATCAGATTACTCAAGAGATTGCGATCAGTGAAATCAGGGCCTATTGCAACAAGGATCGCGCCCTGCGCACCTGGGGCGCGTCCCATGGCGGGGTGTATGTGCCGGTCGATGCGCGCACCCCACCCAATCCGTATCTGGCGCATCTTCCGGAAAGGGATTTGGTCACCCCCTCAGGCAGGCAACTTACCTTGATGAATCCTGCCTATATGATGCGGCAGGTTGGCGAGGATTTTTCAAGCCTCTATGGGGTTATTGCCAGGATGACCAGCCTGAATCCATTGCGTCCGGAGAATGGGCCGGATGCGTGGGAACGCCGTAACCTTGAGGAGTTCTCCCACTCCCGGCGGCCGGAAAAGATCGAATTTACCGAGATCGGTGGAGTGCCTCACCTGCGCTTGATTCAGGCGGTGGTTGCTACCCGGGACTGTCTCTACTGTCATGGGCATCAAGGGTATAAGGAGGGGGATGTTCGGGGCGGCATCAGTGTCAGTCTGCCAATGACAGAAGCTCTGGCTCTCCAGAAAAAGCAGGTTCTTTCCAGTCTCCTCCGCTCGGGGTTGACCTGGCTCATCGGGGTGGCCGGACTGCTTTTGGGCGGCTCTCTTTTGCAGCGGCGGATTGCTGAACGTGATGAGGCGCAGGAGGCGTTGCAGCAATCCCGCGACCGTCTTGCCCGAAAAGGCGAGGAGCTGGAGGAGGCTAATGCCGCGCTGCTCAAGGAGATTGACGAACGGAAAAGGGTTGAGGCCGAGATTTTGGTCAGTGAGGAAAAGTTCCGCACCGTTGCGGATTTCACCTATGACTGGGAATATTGGCTGGATCCGGCGGGAAAATTTCTCTATGTGTCTCCAGCTGCGGAGCGGATCACCGGCTACCGGCCTGCGGAATTCAAAGAAAATCCCGGGTTGATCGTCGAGATCGCCCACCCGGACCACAAGGACCAGCTCGAAAATCATTTCAGGGATCTGGGGCCGGAGCGCGGGGTATGTATGCTGGAGTTTCGGATCATTACCAGGACCGGGCAGGAACGCTGGATAGGCCATATCTGTCAGCCCGTCTATGGACGCTCCGGCGAGTTTCTCGGCAGCAGAGCGAGTAATCGTGATATCACCGGCAGCAAGTGGAGCGAAAAAGCCCTCAATAAGTTTGCCGTGGAACTGGCCCAGAGCAACAAGGATCTGCAGGATTTCGCTTCCATGGCCTCCCATGACCTGCGGGAGCCGCTGGTTATTGTCCAGGCCTTTAGTGAGAGATTGCGTACCCGCTGCGGGGAAAATATTCCCGAGCAGGGGCTGGAATATATTCGCCGGATCGAAGCGGCAGCCGGACGGATGCAGGAGCTGATCTCCGGGGTCCTCGCCTATTCCCGGGTTTCCGCCAAGGCAGAGCCTTTCGAGGAAATTGATTTGGAGAGGGTCGTGCTACAGGTGGTTGCCGACCTGGAGGTGCGCATTGCGGAGACCGGAGGGCGGGTTGCGGTTGACAGTCTCTGCCGGATCAAGGCGGATCCTCTCCAGATCCGGCAACTTTTTCAGAACCTCATTGCCAATGCCCTGAAATATCAACACCCCGAGGTCCCTCCGCGCGTTGTGGTGTCCAGCCGGGTTATTCCCAACCCGGATGCCGACGGAATGGGGGAGTTGTGTCGTATTACCGTGGAGGATAACGGCATCGGTTTTGCCGCGGAGTCAGCCGAGAAGATCTTCGGCCTTTTTCAGCGGCTGCATGGTCGGGGCCGATACGAGGGGACCGGCATCGGTCTCGCGGTGTGTAAACGGATTGTCGAGCGGCATGGCGGGACGATCACCGCAGAGAGTTCTCCGGGGATGGGGGCGCGGTTCATTATTAGCCTGCCGGTGCATGGTCCAGTGCTTGATGATCTCCCATAG
- a CDS encoding hydrogenase maturation nickel metallochaperone HypA/HybF, translating to MSLAMNIVELVSAKAQDAGGQRVTSVELEAGTLSGVMVEALVFCFEAAARNTLAEGARLEVREVEGCGRCQGCGHSFALDSLLAQCPQCGGYGVETLQGRELKVVSLTVDE from the coding sequence ATGTCTTTGGCTATGAATATCGTCGAACTTGTTTCGGCCAAGGCGCAGGACGCCGGGGGGCAGAGGGTTACCTCGGTCGAACTGGAGGCCGGCACGCTTTCCGGCGTGATGGTCGAGGCCTTGGTTTTCTGTTTTGAGGCTGCGGCCCGCAATACCCTGGCTGAAGGCGCTCGCCTTGAGGTGCGTGAGGTCGAAGGGTGCGGCCGTTGTCAGGGGTGCGGGCATTCCTTTGCGCTGGACTCCCTGCTTGCCCAATGCCCCCAATGCGGCGGATATGGGGTGGAGACTCTACAGGGTCGGGAATTAAAGGTCGTATCCCTTACCGTCGATGAATAA
- a CDS encoding HypC/HybG/HupF family hydrogenase formation chaperone yields MCLAIPGRVVEIFQENGLIMGHVDYSGTVNKICLEYVPEIEVGQYTVVHAGFALSVLDEEEARQSFAAWQELVQAVAAQGTDIFGNPLEK; encoded by the coding sequence ATGTGTTTGGCGATTCCCGGTAGGGTGGTGGAGATATTTCAGGAAAATGGGCTGATTATGGGACATGTGGACTACAGCGGCACGGTCAACAAGATCTGTCTCGAGTATGTGCCGGAGATTGAAGTGGGCCAGTACACCGTGGTGCATGCCGGCTTTGCCTTGTCGGTGCTCGACGAGGAAGAAGCGCGGCAGAGCTTTGCGGCCTGGCAGGAATTGGTTCAGGCCGTGGCAGCCCAGGGCACGGATATTTTCGGCAATCCTTTGGAAAAGTGA
- the hypB gene encoding hydrogenase nickel incorporation protein HypB translates to MCDSCGCSQPGNSVTITRPGQAMPVPGSGESVHSHQGRVLEVQEAVLGKNDGIAVHNRDFFQKRGVLALNLVSSPGSGKTTILERTIRELPQGIPLAVIEGDQQTMLDAERIAATGVPVVQVNTGAGCHLDAEMVHRALHQMEVAANSLLFIENVGNLVCPAMFDLGEAAKVVIISVTEGEDKPLKYPAMFDAATLCLINKIDLLPYVDFDLARCREYGLRVNPRLEFFEISARTGAGMPAWLAWLRRQL, encoded by the coding sequence ATGTGTGATTCCTGCGGCTGCAGTCAGCCGGGAAACAGCGTAACCATCACCAGGCCAGGACAGGCCATGCCTGTCCCCGGCTCGGGAGAGTCCGTTCATTCGCACCAGGGCCGGGTTTTGGAGGTGCAGGAGGCGGTGCTCGGGAAAAACGATGGGATTGCCGTCCATAACCGGGATTTCTTCCAGAAAAGAGGGGTCCTTGCGCTTAATCTGGTCAGTTCTCCCGGCTCCGGCAAAACAACGATCCTGGAACGGACCATCCGGGAGCTGCCCCAGGGGATCCCCCTCGCAGTAATCGAAGGGGACCAGCAGACCATGCTCGACGCCGAACGGATTGCCGCCACCGGGGTGCCCGTGGTTCAGGTGAATACCGGGGCCGGATGCCATCTTGATGCGGAGATGGTGCACCGGGCCCTGCACCAGATGGAGGTGGCAGCAAACTCTCTGCTCTTTATCGAAAATGTCGGCAATCTGGTCTGTCCGGCCATGTTTGATCTGGGCGAGGCGGCCAAGGTTGTGATCATCAGCGTCACCGAGGGAGAGGATAAGCCGCTCAAGTATCCGGCCATGTTCGATGCCGCCACGCTGTGTTTGATCAACAAGATCGACCTTCTTCCCTATGTTGATTTTGATCTGGCCCGTTGCCGGGAATATGGATTGCGGGTGAATCCCCGGCTGGAATTTTTTGAAATCTCAGCCAGGACCGGTGCGGGCATGCCAGCCTGGCTGGCCTGGCTGCGTCGGCAACTCTGA
- a CDS encoding response regulator yields MAKIAVFVADDHSIVREGLREMLARSKDLALVGVAADGEVAVKEIRRLQPDVAILDIAMPMVSGLECIPLIKKDSPGTAIVILSMFAREMYVHQALSAGAHGYVLKTAPWSEILEGVKMVAQGKYFLSREINSELIRGYLNNEEQKSAESSRYDMLSDREQQIFRLVIEGNPTKRIAELLCLSPKTVEKHRSNISKKIGMSEPLAMLKFAMKIGVADPDLWPDS; encoded by the coding sequence ATGGCGAAGATCGCGGTTTTTGTGGCGGATGATCATTCCATCGTCAGGGAAGGGCTGCGGGAGATGCTTGCCAGAAGCAAAGATCTTGCGTTGGTTGGCGTGGCGGCGGATGGCGAGGTGGCTGTCAAGGAGATCCGGAGGTTGCAGCCGGACGTGGCGATCCTTGATATCGCCATGCCCATGGTCAGCGGCCTTGAATGCATCCCGCTTATTAAAAAAGATTCTCCCGGCACCGCAATCGTAATTCTGTCCATGTTTGCCCGCGAGATGTATGTGCATCAGGCATTGTCTGCCGGAGCCCATGGCTATGTGCTGAAAACCGCCCCCTGGTCCGAGATTCTTGAGGGGGTAAAGATGGTGGCGCAGGGCAAGTATTTTCTGAGCCGGGAGATCAATTCCGAACTTATCCGCGGTTACCTCAACAATGAGGAGCAGAAATCCGCCGAGTCGAGCAGGTATGACATGCTCTCCGATCGGGAACAGCAGATATTCCGGCTGGTCATTGAGGGAAACCCCACCAAACGCATAGCCGAGCTCTTGTGTCTTAGCCCGAAAACGGTGGAGAAACACCGTTCCAATATCAGCAAGAAGATCGGGATGAGCGAGCCATTGGCCATGTTGAAGTTTGCCATGAAGATTGGGGTGGCCGATCCCGATCTCTGGCCTGATTCATAA
- the hypF gene encoding carbamoyltransferase HypF, with protein sequence MPIERWKISVGGIVQGVGFRPNVYRLATERGLVGCVANTPEGVAIEAQGRAAQLQDFLVALRGQAPPLSQVAEIVSISIPCVRDSEFVLRHSALSGPVSTLISPDVAVCEACLAEFFAPDDRRFRYPFINCTNCGPRYTIIERIPYDRPHTTMRDFAMCATCQREYDDPANRRFHAQPNCCPDCGPQLVLLDPDGQPVAERDGALCEAVQRLAAGEIVAVKGIGGFHLAVDAANSQAVTRLRQRKGRAAKPLAVMVDDLAAARRICLLEPMEEHSLQSPERPIVLATKKEGHGLAEEVAPGYDQFGLMLPYAPLHHLLLQGTVRALVMTSGNRSEEPICIENGEAVQRLAGIADWFLLHDRGIHLPCDDSLVALQAGTIRQIRRSRGFAPKPITLADTGGMVLGVGAELKNTVCLLKGKQAFCSQHIGDLKNLEGYQLFQQTLGQLGALFEITPSLIVHDLHPQYLSSRWALEQTVLPTMGVQHHHAHLVACLAENRHQGPAIGIILDGAGYGVDQAIWGGEVLLGDASGYQRFAALEALPLPGGDAAVQAPWRTGLSYLRAAYGAELPELPFMAAHEGAPILSMLEKGLNSPLTSSCGRLFDAVAAMSGGRQVIQYEAQAAIELMQTAGQLGEETFPCEVYEEDAMLKISVRSLVRAVAQAVQGGMARREISRRFHRAVVTVFTSVAVEARRRENINTVALSGGVFQNRLLLEGMIASLGRTGFQVLIHKELPCNDGCISLGQAVIGRKALEKG encoded by the coding sequence ATGCCAATTGAGCGCTGGAAGATATCGGTCGGCGGCATTGTCCAGGGCGTCGGTTTCCGGCCCAATGTGTATCGTCTGGCCACGGAACGCGGGCTGGTCGGCTGTGTGGCCAATACCCCGGAGGGGGTTGCCATCGAGGCGCAGGGCCGGGCTGCGCAGCTGCAGGATTTTTTGGTTGCCCTGCGGGGGCAAGCGCCCCCTTTGTCCCAGGTCGCCGAGATTGTTTCTATTTCCATCCCCTGTGTCCGGGATAGCGAATTTGTTCTCCGCCATTCAGCGCTTTCCGGTCCGGTTTCCACCCTGATCTCGCCGGATGTCGCCGTGTGCGAGGCTTGTCTGGCCGAGTTCTTTGCTCCAGATGACCGCCGCTTTCGCTATCCCTTCATCAACTGCACCAACTGCGGCCCCCGCTATACCATCATCGAACGCATTCCCTACGACCGTCCCCATACGACCATGCGCGATTTTGCCATGTGCGCGACCTGCCAACGGGAATACGATGATCCCGCGAACCGGCGCTTTCATGCCCAACCAAATTGTTGCCCCGACTGCGGTCCGCAGCTCGTCCTGCTTGATCCGGACGGACAGCCGGTGGCCGAGCGGGATGGGGCACTGTGCGAGGCTGTGCAGCGGCTCGCGGCAGGGGAGATCGTGGCGGTCAAGGGAATTGGCGGCTTTCATCTGGCCGTGGATGCGGCGAACTCCCAGGCGGTAACCCGTTTGCGGCAGAGGAAGGGTAGGGCGGCCAAGCCTCTGGCGGTCATGGTGGATGATCTTGCGGCGGCCCGCAGGATCTGTCTGCTGGAGCCCATGGAAGAACACTCCTTGCAAAGTCCGGAACGTCCCATTGTTTTGGCCACAAAAAAAGAGGGGCATGGCTTGGCGGAAGAGGTCGCGCCGGGATACGATCAGTTCGGTCTCATGCTGCCCTATGCGCCGCTCCATCATCTTTTGCTGCAGGGGACGGTGCGGGCGCTGGTGATGACCAGCGGGAATCGCAGCGAAGAGCCGATCTGCATCGAAAACGGCGAAGCGGTCCAGCGGCTGGCCGGGATCGCCGACTGGTTTCTGCTGCATGACCGGGGGATTCACCTGCCCTGCGATGATTCCCTGGTCGCTCTTCAGGCAGGAACGATCCGTCAAATTAGGCGCAGTCGGGGTTTTGCCCCGAAACCCATCACCCTTGCCGATACCGGGGGGATGGTTCTCGGGGTGGGAGCGGAACTCAAGAACACCGTCTGTCTGCTCAAGGGAAAGCAGGCTTTTTGCAGCCAGCACATCGGGGATCTGAAAAATCTGGAGGGTTACCAACTCTTCCAGCAAACTCTCGGTCAGTTGGGAGCACTTTTTGAAATCACTCCATCCCTGATTGTGCACGATCTCCATCCCCAGTATCTTTCAAGCCGCTGGGCCTTGGAGCAGACGGTGCTGCCCACCATGGGGGTGCAGCACCACCATGCCCACCTGGTCGCCTGTCTGGCCGAGAATCGGCACCAGGGCCCGGCCATCGGCATTATTCTCGATGGCGCGGGCTACGGGGTGGATCAGGCCATCTGGGGAGGCGAGGTGCTGCTGGGAGATGCCAGCGGTTATCAGCGATTTGCTGCCCTGGAAGCCCTTCCCCTGCCGGGTGGTGATGCCGCAGTCCAGGCTCCGTGGCGGACCGGTCTGAGTTATCTCCGCGCTGCCTACGGCGCAGAACTCCCCGAGCTGCCTTTTATGGCGGCGCATGAGGGCGCGCCGATCCTGAGCATGCTGGAGAAGGGGTTGAACTCCCCTTTGACCAGTAGCTGCGGCAGGCTTTTTGATGCGGTGGCCGCCATGAGCGGGGGCAGGCAGGTTATCCAGTATGAGGCTCAGGCCGCCATTGAACTGATGCAGACAGCAGGGCAACTCGGCGAGGAGACCTTTCCCTGCGAGGTATACGAAGAAGATGCTATGCTGAAAATATCGGTGCGCTCTTTGGTCCGGGCGGTGGCGCAAGCGGTGCAGGGCGGGATGGCGCGGCGGGAAATCAGTCGCAGGTTCCATCGTGCTGTGGTTACGGTCTTCACCTCGGTGGCTGTGGAGGCGCGACGTCGGGAAAATATCAATACCGTTGCCTTGAGCGGCGGCGTTTTTCAGAACAGGTTGCTTCTGGAAGGGATGATTGCCTCTTTGGGGCGCACCGGGTTCCAGGTGCTGATCCATAAAGAGTTGCCCTGCAATGATGGGTGCATCTCTCTGGGCCAGGCTGTGATTGGTCGCAAGGCGTTGGAAAAAGGGTGA